The Theropithecus gelada isolate Dixy chromosome 11, Tgel_1.0, whole genome shotgun sequence genome includes a region encoding these proteins:
- the CLEC7A gene encoding C-type lectin domain family 7 member A isoform X5, with protein sequence MSIQGLSRTMEYHPDLENLDEDGYTQLHFDSRSNTRIAVVSEKGVLSSPCPPNWIIYEKSCYLFSPSLNSWDGSKRQCSQLGSNLIKIDSSKELGFIVKQVSSQPDNSFWIGLSRPQTEVPWLWEDGSTFSSNLFQIRTTATQENPSPNCVWIHMSVIYDQLCSVPSYSICEKKFSMQGEGWRRKEKYVS encoded by the exons ATGTCTATTCAGGGCCTCTCAAGAACAATGGAATATCATCCTGATTTAGAAAATTTGGATGAAGATGGATATACTCAATTACACTTCGACTCTCGAAGCAATACCAGGATAGCTGTTGTTTCAGagaaag GGGTTCTTTCCAGCCCTTGTCCTCCTAATTGGATTATATATGAGAAGAGCTGTTACCTATTCAGCCCGTCACTAAATTCCTGGGATGGAAGTAAAAGACAATGCTCGCAACTGGGCTCTAATCTCATAAAGATAGACAGCTCAAAGGAATTG GGATTTATAGTAAAACAAGTGTCTTCCCAACCTGATAATTCATTTTGGATAGGCCTTTCTCGGCCCCAGACTGAGGTACCATGGCTCTGGGAGGATGGATCAACATTCTCTTCTAACCT ATTTCAGATCAGAACCACAGCTACCCAAGAAAACCCATCTCCAAATTGTGTATGGATTCATATGTCAGTCATTTATGACCAACTGTGTAGTGTGCCTTCATATAGTATTTGTGAGAAGAAGTTTTCAATGCAAGGGGAAGggtggaggaggaaagagaaatatgtGAGCTAG
- the CLEC7A gene encoding C-type lectin domain family 7 member A isoform X1 has product MSIQGLSRTMEYHPDLENLDEDGYTQLHFDSRSNTRIAVVSEKGSCVASPPWRLIAVILGILCLVILVIAVVLGTMAIWRPNSGSNSLENGYFPSRNKENHSQPTQSPLEESVTPTKAVKTTGVLSSPCPPNWIIYEKSCYLFSPSLNSWDGSKRQCSQLGSNLIKIDSSKELGFIVKQVSSQPDNSFWIGLSRPQTEVPWLWEDGSTFSSNLFQIRTTATQENPSPNCVWIHMSVIYDQLCSVPSYSICEKKFSMQGEGWRRKEKYVS; this is encoded by the exons ATGTCTATTCAGGGCCTCTCAAGAACAATGGAATATCATCCTGATTTAGAAAATTTGGATGAAGATGGATATACTCAATTACACTTCGACTCTCGAAGCAATACCAGGATAGCTGTTGTTTCAGagaaag GATCTTGTGTTGCATCTCCTCCTTGGCGCCTCATTGCTGTGATTTTGGGAATCCTATGCTTGGTGATACTGGTAATAGCTGTGGTCCTGGGTACCATGG CTATTTGGAGACCCAATTCAGGAAGCAACTCATTGGAGAATGGCTACTTTCCATCAAGAAATAAAGAGAACCACAGTCAACCCACACAATCACCTTTAGAAGAGAGTGTGACTCCTACCAAAGCTGTCAAAACTACAG GGGTTCTTTCCAGCCCTTGTCCTCCTAATTGGATTATATATGAGAAGAGCTGTTACCTATTCAGCCCGTCACTAAATTCCTGGGATGGAAGTAAAAGACAATGCTCGCAACTGGGCTCTAATCTCATAAAGATAGACAGCTCAAAGGAATTG GGATTTATAGTAAAACAAGTGTCTTCCCAACCTGATAATTCATTTTGGATAGGCCTTTCTCGGCCCCAGACTGAGGTACCATGGCTCTGGGAGGATGGATCAACATTCTCTTCTAACCT ATTTCAGATCAGAACCACAGCTACCCAAGAAAACCCATCTCCAAATTGTGTATGGATTCATATGTCAGTCATTTATGACCAACTGTGTAGTGTGCCTTCATATAGTATTTGTGAGAAGAAGTTTTCAATGCAAGGGGAAGggtggaggaggaaagagaaatatgtGAGCTAG
- the CLEC7A gene encoding C-type lectin domain family 7 member A isoform X3, which produces MSIQGLSRTMEYHPDLENLDEDGYTQLHFDSRSNTRIAVVSEKGSCVASPPWRLIAVILGILCLVILVIAVVLGTMGVLSSPCPPNWIIYEKSCYLFSPSLNSWDGSKRQCSQLGSNLIKIDSSKELGFIVKQVSSQPDNSFWIGLSRPQTEVPWLWEDGSTFSSNLFQIRTTATQENPSPNCVWIHMSVIYDQLCSVPSYSICEKKFSMQGEGWRRKEKYVS; this is translated from the exons ATGTCTATTCAGGGCCTCTCAAGAACAATGGAATATCATCCTGATTTAGAAAATTTGGATGAAGATGGATATACTCAATTACACTTCGACTCTCGAAGCAATACCAGGATAGCTGTTGTTTCAGagaaag GATCTTGTGTTGCATCTCCTCCTTGGCGCCTCATTGCTGTGATTTTGGGAATCCTATGCTTGGTGATACTGGTAATAGCTGTGGTCCTGGGTACCATGG GGGTTCTTTCCAGCCCTTGTCCTCCTAATTGGATTATATATGAGAAGAGCTGTTACCTATTCAGCCCGTCACTAAATTCCTGGGATGGAAGTAAAAGACAATGCTCGCAACTGGGCTCTAATCTCATAAAGATAGACAGCTCAAAGGAATTG GGATTTATAGTAAAACAAGTGTCTTCCCAACCTGATAATTCATTTTGGATAGGCCTTTCTCGGCCCCAGACTGAGGTACCATGGCTCTGGGAGGATGGATCAACATTCTCTTCTAACCT ATTTCAGATCAGAACCACAGCTACCCAAGAAAACCCATCTCCAAATTGTGTATGGATTCATATGTCAGTCATTTATGACCAACTGTGTAGTGTGCCTTCATATAGTATTTGTGAGAAGAAGTTTTCAATGCAAGGGGAAGggtggaggaggaaagagaaatatgtGAGCTAG
- the CLEC7A gene encoding C-type lectin domain family 7 member A isoform X2, which translates to MEYHPDLENLDEDGYTQLHFDSRSNTRIAVVSEKGSCVASPPWRLIAVILGILCLVILVIAVVLGTMAIWRPNSGSNSLENGYFPSRNKENHSQPTQSPLEESVTPTKAVKTTGVLSSPCPPNWIIYEKSCYLFSPSLNSWDGSKRQCSQLGSNLIKIDSSKELGFIVKQVSSQPDNSFWIGLSRPQTEVPWLWEDGSTFSSNLFQIRTTATQENPSPNCVWIHMSVIYDQLCSVPSYSICEKKFSMQGEGWRRKEKYVS; encoded by the exons ATGGAATATCATCCTGATTTAGAAAATTTGGATGAAGATGGATATACTCAATTACACTTCGACTCTCGAAGCAATACCAGGATAGCTGTTGTTTCAGagaaag GATCTTGTGTTGCATCTCCTCCTTGGCGCCTCATTGCTGTGATTTTGGGAATCCTATGCTTGGTGATACTGGTAATAGCTGTGGTCCTGGGTACCATGG CTATTTGGAGACCCAATTCAGGAAGCAACTCATTGGAGAATGGCTACTTTCCATCAAGAAATAAAGAGAACCACAGTCAACCCACACAATCACCTTTAGAAGAGAGTGTGACTCCTACCAAAGCTGTCAAAACTACAG GGGTTCTTTCCAGCCCTTGTCCTCCTAATTGGATTATATATGAGAAGAGCTGTTACCTATTCAGCCCGTCACTAAATTCCTGGGATGGAAGTAAAAGACAATGCTCGCAACTGGGCTCTAATCTCATAAAGATAGACAGCTCAAAGGAATTG GGATTTATAGTAAAACAAGTGTCTTCCCAACCTGATAATTCATTTTGGATAGGCCTTTCTCGGCCCCAGACTGAGGTACCATGGCTCTGGGAGGATGGATCAACATTCTCTTCTAACCT ATTTCAGATCAGAACCACAGCTACCCAAGAAAACCCATCTCCAAATTGTGTATGGATTCATATGTCAGTCATTTATGACCAACTGTGTAGTGTGCCTTCATATAGTATTTGTGAGAAGAAGTTTTCAATGCAAGGGGAAGggtggaggaggaaagagaaatatgtGAGCTAG
- the CLEC7A gene encoding C-type lectin domain family 7 member A isoform X4 — MSIQGLSRTMEYHPDLENLDEDGYTQLHFDSRSNTRIAVVSEKGSCVASPPWRLIAVILGILCLVILVIAVVLGTMAIWRPNSGSNSLENGYFPSRNKENHSQPTQSPLEESVTPTKAVKTTGVLSSPCPPNWIIYEKSCYLFSPSLNSWDGSKRQCSQLGSNLIKIDSSKELISDQNHSYPRKPISKLCMDSYVSHL, encoded by the exons ATGTCTATTCAGGGCCTCTCAAGAACAATGGAATATCATCCTGATTTAGAAAATTTGGATGAAGATGGATATACTCAATTACACTTCGACTCTCGAAGCAATACCAGGATAGCTGTTGTTTCAGagaaag GATCTTGTGTTGCATCTCCTCCTTGGCGCCTCATTGCTGTGATTTTGGGAATCCTATGCTTGGTGATACTGGTAATAGCTGTGGTCCTGGGTACCATGG CTATTTGGAGACCCAATTCAGGAAGCAACTCATTGGAGAATGGCTACTTTCCATCAAGAAATAAAGAGAACCACAGTCAACCCACACAATCACCTTTAGAAGAGAGTGTGACTCCTACCAAAGCTGTCAAAACTACAG GGGTTCTTTCCAGCCCTTGTCCTCCTAATTGGATTATATATGAGAAGAGCTGTTACCTATTCAGCCCGTCACTAAATTCCTGGGATGGAAGTAAAAGACAATGCTCGCAACTGGGCTCTAATCTCATAAAGATAGACAGCTCAAAGGAATTG ATTTCAGATCAGAACCACAGCTACCCAAGAAAACCCATCTCCAAATTGTGTATGGATTCATATGTCAGTCATTTATGA
- the CLEC7A gene encoding C-type lectin domain family 7 member A isoform X6 gives MSIQGLSRTMEYHPDLENLDEDGYTQLHFDSRSNTRIAVVSEKGSCVASPPWRLIAVILGILCLVILVIAVVLGTMGVLSSPCPPNWIIYEKSCYLFSPSLNSWDGSKRQCSQLGSNLIKIDSSKELISDQNHSYPRKPISKLCMDSYVSHL, from the exons ATGTCTATTCAGGGCCTCTCAAGAACAATGGAATATCATCCTGATTTAGAAAATTTGGATGAAGATGGATATACTCAATTACACTTCGACTCTCGAAGCAATACCAGGATAGCTGTTGTTTCAGagaaag GATCTTGTGTTGCATCTCCTCCTTGGCGCCTCATTGCTGTGATTTTGGGAATCCTATGCTTGGTGATACTGGTAATAGCTGTGGTCCTGGGTACCATGG GGGTTCTTTCCAGCCCTTGTCCTCCTAATTGGATTATATATGAGAAGAGCTGTTACCTATTCAGCCCGTCACTAAATTCCTGGGATGGAAGTAAAAGACAATGCTCGCAACTGGGCTCTAATCTCATAAAGATAGACAGCTCAAAGGAATTG ATTTCAGATCAGAACCACAGCTACCCAAGAAAACCCATCTCCAAATTGTGTATGGATTCATATGTCAGTCATTTATGA
- the CLEC7A gene encoding C-type lectin domain family 7 member A isoform X7: MSIQGLSRTMEYHPDLENLDEDGYTQLHFDSRSNTRIAVVSEKGSCVASPPWRLIAVILGILCLVILVIAVVLGTMAGFKAVESKG; the protein is encoded by the exons ATGTCTATTCAGGGCCTCTCAAGAACAATGGAATATCATCCTGATTTAGAAAATTTGGATGAAGATGGATATACTCAATTACACTTCGACTCTCGAAGCAATACCAGGATAGCTGTTGTTTCAGagaaag GATCTTGTGTTGCATCTCCTCCTTGGCGCCTCATTGCTGTGATTTTGGGAATCCTATGCTTGGTGATACTGGTAATAGCTGTGGTCCTGGGTACCATGG CTGGTTTCAAAGCTGTAGAATCCAAAGGATAA